A window of Pseudochaenichthys georgianus chromosome 19, fPseGeo1.2, whole genome shotgun sequence genomic DNA:
tctgcctcgctcatgagagctGGCGAAATttctcgcctactgattttaatttaaccatatatcgagcccgattctcgatttcaaatgtgtgctctaaaatgatatttataaataactattatcattattataagcaagacaataaatggcaaagatatgtagaaaataaacgtatttaagatacgttcataacaaacgtaacgtgggagaaaatacgtttctagctaaacgtaattgagaatgcagtttagttctgtgggaacgtaatttttaggagacagggttgctctTTAATCAAAGCCtcgttcattttttattttttatatttctttagTGTTTATATTCCCCTCTCACGCGGCCTTGTTCCTCTGTGGTGTCTGCAGAACTTCGAGGTGAAGGCCGATGACCTGGAGCAGATCTGCGAGCTGGGCCGGGGGGCGTACGGCGTGGTGGAGAAGATGAGGCACGTGCCCAGTGGCCTGATCATGGCTGTGAAGGTGAGGGTCCCTGCATTTCAACAAGCCCCCATGCTTTCACACTTCAGGTGGTATATCAATGAAAgaatatttaaattaaatttgATTAATTTAGCCCAATATCAGCAAACACATTTGTCTCAGGGGCTTTCACCAACAAACATGCAGGAACTACATTTATAATGTGTACCTTCCCGCATACAAATGTCTGAAAAGGACTTGACCTAGTTATATATTTTGTTAACTTGTGTACCTATATTATCTCTAATAATCTTATAAaaaaatcattattttattcaaagtCCCCtgtcagcattatggttgtCTGCCAGAAACGGTAATTTGTTtacctttctttctttttttgccACATTTTTACAACATATACTTTATAAATTCATGGTTGTTTAACTAAATATCTAACTGTTAAAAGGATGTTGGTCTTGGGACATCTGGATTTTTGGTTATTAGACAAATAAGCTGTTCGCGCTGAATGACCAACCCTGTTTGGCACAAAATCGCAtttcacatcaaatcacattgtGCATTAATATTAACTTACATCAGAATTACAGACTCTGGTAAATTAACAAATATGCAAAAGAAACAGGAACGTACCTGGAGGAAGATATATGTTGTaaaatgaagaacaaacaaagcATTGACACACAGTAGATGCCCTTGTGGTTCTGAACCATTGTACTTCCTGTCCTCAGCGGATCCGGGCCACCGTGAACACTCAGGAGCAGAAGAGGCTGCTCATGGATCTGGACATCTCCATGAGGACCGTGGACTGTTACTACACCGTCACCTTCTACGGAGCGCTCTTCAGAGAGGTAACCTGCTGTAgagatggaaacatttagaaGGTTTCTCCTGTAGGAGACAACTCGTCTGATTAGaggaatggtaaatggactgtacttatatagcgctttatccagtctttaagacccctcatgTCATGTGAGCGTAcctacattcacacacattcacacaccgttggccatgccatcgggagcaactcagggttaagtatcttgcccaaggatacttcgacatgttgactgcatgggctgggatcgcacccacaaccttctggttgaaagacgaccgcactccctcgcagccacagttgcCCTGAGGACACACCATAGGGCTGTGTTCCAAACCTCAATACATCTGACCTTTAACCTTAGTTGCACACGTTCATATCTTTTTTCTCTGTTAGGTTCTGATTTgaataatttatttgtatttaagtaTGCATTTAGAAAATAAGTCTGACCTCTCTTGTTAGCAGACAATTTAGTTTCGTAGGAAAAAAATGTCATATTTGTTAAGGaacgtttaaaaaatatattatttatttagcaACCAGAAAGTGTTTTGTTCTGTTTTTCCTCACAGTATGTTGTGTTATTTTAAGTGcacagcattttttttttaaatatgtatatGTTTTATTCTTTTTAAAATTCTATTTTTTGGTTTTAGctttaaaaaagacaaacatgttagataattaaaagaaagaaaacaagaataaaaaatacaacaagattctaaaagtaaaataaaaaaatatgtaaaaaaaatatataaatatatataaatgatgaagaaactgtaaaatattcaaatatttaaattaaaaaaggtgTCTTTAGTCCAGATCTTTGAATACCTGTGAAGGATGCAGACTACTTCCTGCAGCAGTGAGTGGATGTTCAGGATTTCCTCGCCGTGACTATAAACACTGGAAACTCTGTGTCttcctgtccgtctgtctggaACGCATCCTGGTGTTGTGTTTTCCTCATCTCTGTCCTCCTCGTGTGTCGGCAGGGCGATGTCTGGATCTGCATGGAGCTGATGGACACCTCCCTGGACAAGTTCTACAAGCAGGTGATCGAGAAGGGAATGAGCATCCCCGAGGACATCCTGGGAAAGATCGCCGTCTCCGTGGGTTCCACTCAAATCACTCTGAGCAGCACAATTCAAAATGACTGACTTCCTGTGAATGCTCAGCTTAATGACACATAATTGTTGTCTAACTCTCATTTGCTTATTAATGAGCTTTGTTATTACAGATAGTAAAAGCTTTGGAGCATCTGCACAGCAATCTGCAAGTCATACACAGAGGTAAGAGCCGAGTGGAGAGCCATTAAAGCTCTTAATGTCCATATCCACTTCTGATATGCATGAACACGCCGCTGCATGAGAGGCTTTCTTCCCTTTCGTTACTCCATCCAGCTCTCATTAAAGGATCTCGTCAGTCATGTTTTACGCCATTAGCATAAAGTCACAAATGCTGCTGCGTTATATAATTATGAAAGTCTTTTATCTGATCTTTCAGGCAGCCATTGCTTTCCATTCTTTTTCACATGATGCTAAAATTAGCAGCCTCTTTGCATGAGTCATTTCATCCATTACCATGGACATCAAAGCCTGCATTATTTACATTATCATTTTGACTTTCAGTACTACAGACTTCAAATTAATTTCCATTAAAAGCtgcatttatatatttgtataaaaaGTGGATTGAATGTAGTATGACTGACGTCAATCACTGACAgaagtgggagaagtactcagatcttgtacttaagtaaacgtAGAAGTACCATAGAGTAGGATTActttgttacaagtaaaagtcctgcattcaaaatgttactcaagtataatctgaatatacttaaagtaccaaaagtagtcgttgtgcagattggtgcatttcagaataatatatatgatatgttttataatgattgatcatgaaagtgttctcaaagctggtaaaggtgcagctagtctgaagtactttgtagactgcagggtagcttgtgaatttactccaggtggaactaaagtctgatttaacacttgattatatttcacatcattcatccagatctgtaaagtaaataaaggtattaaatacatgtggtGCAATAAAAGTAGCAAACAtgtgaaatactcaagtaaagtacaattcCCTTAAACTTTACACCTCTGCTCATACCTTTTGCTTTTAAACTTTATAATCCTCCAACACTAAGGTAACATTACTTTGAAGGCAGAGTTTATTTTGTTTCTcataaaaggtaaataaatgCACAGGTAGTTCACAATGAATATAAAAGAGGTCAGACGACAACTTGAAACATTTATAACAATTCCATTTTTCCGGAGCCTAACATATCATCCACACGGTTCCGTCaagttgaagcttgccggtgggcgtgtcgtgtctggcgtgcgaccaacaaccaatcacattcatctcccgccccggacacacaagcacgcggtttgattggctagcgcttgtactggcatatgatttgattggctggcgcttccttTCGACACTTGAAAAGttaaaagttgaacttttctcaactatcgaagcgagcaacggaggcaaagcaACGCggcggaaccacaatgcagtttggcaaagcttgacgtcaccccattctaagtgaatgggaagcgtctccgttgaagcaCGCAACGGAACCGTGTGGAGGTACCGTTAAAGGGACGGTTCCTCTGTAGCCAGCATTTTGCAATAGTTTTTGTTGTTAGTTGTGGTCATAATAAACAGTGAGGGTTCACTCTTACGCCGGTGGACATTATATATATGGCTACCTGGAACGATAAACTGTACAGCATCATTTAAACATGTTCAGCAAagaccaaaaacacattcattGAAGCCAAGTCGTTTAAAgttgtttaaagttaaaatgATGCTTCTTCAAAGGTTAATGCTTCCTGTTTCACACCTCTGTGCCCCGCCATTAccgctgtgtggctcctgttgCATCACAGCTTAATGTGATGCAACTAGAAGTGACTTTAAAAGTGGCAGCACACAAACTAAGTGTTCTGTTTGCCGTGTTGTTGCAGACGTGAAGCCCTCCAACGTGCTGATCAACACGCAGGGCCAGGTGAAGATGTGCGACTTCGGCATCAGCGGCTACCTGGTGGACTCCGTGGCCAAAACCATGGACGCCGGTTGCAAACCCTACATGGCAGTAAGTACAGAGAGAGCGAAACATGTTTTATAGCTGAAAATCTGAAGCCTCATTTTACCAACACAAAATGAGCAGCTGAATCTGCATCGCTTCCTGGAGTGGATTTCAGCTGATTTCATATTAAGTCAAAGTAATAATAATtcagtgtagaaatactctgaTACAAGTAAAAGTCATGCATTACAAATACTACTTAAGTAAAAATACACAAGTATTAGCAGCAAAATATACTGGATCTACTGGATATACTGGATATTGGATCATAAGTACTCATGATCCAAAGGGGCCATTCTGGGAATAATACATATAACTGGTTTATAGTTTGTcatgcattaatgtgttcatcATTCTAGTTTTGAAGCTGGTAAAGGATGAGATAACAGATCAATGACTTTTGATTCAGTCTTTATAAAGTACATCATAATGAATTAGTTGATTCaatgttcatttaaaaaaccATGACTTGTTGTAAAGAACATTTTAGTAGGATTTGATTTCATAACAGTGGTGGGATTTGACCATGAGGACAAACTCCATAAGTTCACAAACACCTTTCAATAATGAGACCAGCCTCATGAGTAGACCGTCCCTCTCTCAGTCTCtcattccaacccagtctcacggcatttcgtgttcaccaacacgatttttaatctattgattcgtgttcaccaacacgatttccccttttttccgtgttgcacagcacgattttaaaagcaatgtatttctactggtaacgtgtttcgtgcctgcagcacgtagttttctccggtcgggtcgtggaagaccggaagctgtgtggttcataaaaacatgttcttactcaatatcaattccacaattattgcttttattttaaatcgtataatttcggacttttgttgccgtctgtgaggaaaataaatggggcgcagagcctcagaatactgaaatctgtattttttaaatctttttttccttctaatttgttattcttttcaaaataacacactgttatttactcaccaataacacacaattattcttgcttttatttattggtttaattccataatctcgggcttttttggcgtccgtcaggaactgaatttcaaaataaaaataaccggaaacagacgtaggcattttgagcgattacccaagatcctcagctatggtttaagctcgctgattggatgttttagccgcaatgcatgctgggatttggtgtttatatgatatgaaatccggaaaacattttaaaagaataaaagaatacttaattccgagtgttcttgcttttctctttgaaagtcatcacataacggcattgcaatacacggttcagctgcattacatattacagatctgccgtagttctttatttatagagcccataacagtgtgttattttgaaaagaataacaaattagaaggaaaaaagattgaaaaaatacagatttcagtatcctgacgctctgagccccatttattttcctcacagacggcaacaaaagtcagaaattatacgatttataataaaagcaataattgtggcttgatattgagtaagaacatgtttttatgaaccacacaacttccggtcttccacgacccgaccggagaaaaagacgtgctgcaggcacgaaacgtaacacattaccagtagaaatacattgcttttaaaatcgtgctgtgcaacacgaacaAAAGGGGaacatcgtgttggtgaacacgaaatgccatgagactgggttgctcaTTATTACCCGCACACTTATTGAGCCGGGTTACATTTTAACCCGCTCTGCTGCTGGTTGGCTGAGTGGTTTTTAGGGCAGGTTAGCGCTGAGGGAACATcgccgtctgtgtgtgtgtacaagaaGGTCAGGATGGCAGGGAAGCGTGCAGGTTGTCCCTGACAACCACTGCCATACGTGACATCATCATTCCTCCCCTCTGTCCCGCAGCCAGAGAGGATCAATCCCGAGACCAACCAGAAGGGCTACAGCGTTAAATCTGACATCTGGAGTCTGGGAATCACCATGGTAAATCAGCTTTAATGACTTTTAACTTCTCTTTTCTGATCTCTTCCTCCATCTTAGTTTGTCTAAATGTATAAAAGTCTGTGAAGGGTGGGAATTATTCATAATAATAGATACATCTCGTTCTATGAGGCATGGCTCCAGGAGTGTCTAGACGTTTTATAACGAGTTGTTAAATTATAGCTTCGCATTTGCACATTTCAAACGCAGAACCGAGAATATTTTGGATTCAGCAATCTATTCCCCATCATTTAACCTCCTCTCTGCTCCTCAGAGTGATTATTAGCAGAGAATGTTCCAGCACAAGTCTCATTTGAATGGCAATAAGAGCGCTAAGTATTTGGTGGGCAGAGGAGAAGAGCTTTTAAATGAAAGAGGTTAAAGAAGAGTTCAGATTTCAGGGTGAACAGTGTTATGAGTAATTTGAAGATTTGTATGTCTTAATTTCAAGAAATCTTCCAAACTGGGCTAGACAGAAACAAGTGTATTGGATAAAATACACGTAAGGTGATTTTGGAGCAACTGTTACTCCTTGAGAAGAGACACTTGACAGTTTATAGTGAAATAACTATTATAGGAattttgaattattattaaGGTCTTTGGTAAAACAGTAAGATATATTGTGAGTCCCTGAGTGGTTTCACATgctgactgattttagaaaccTGAATAATACGGCCATCAAAAAAACAGCACATACTGTATGTGGCAAAAAATGATGAAATTAgtggtatttaaaataacacaaACATCAATTCACCTTGCATATAGAAATATCCTGAAAATATAGGAATGCTGTGAGTCCACAGACGCTAACACAACTAAATACCAACACATTGGATTTAGTTGATAGGTTAATAACTGAGGGAAGCTTAAAACTGATTATAGTAATTAGCGTATTCCTTTGTTGCAAGTCCAAACTAATATTCATGTCTCCAATTATATCTGAAATACACAACCAGAATCTAAACTCAAATAAACAGTGTGACATATTTTTAGAACACCATTATCTTGTCGTTTTTCTGAATACTACAAGTGAAGatattcaaatgttttattcTAAGAGTATATAATTGTGTTTAAAATGATAAATGTCACTAAatcaggggtagccaacacggtgcgggcacttagtcgcccacaggggcaacgtgagtcgcccgcggggcatgttctaaaatagctcgccaagcaaatccaaaatgtaaaaaatacacaaaacaaaaaaggaaatgtaattaaaatattctaccctatgcataaacgaaacctcaatgtgtgttgcaacttgcatatttatttattgcacttgacgcacacacacacacacacacacacacacacacacacacacacacacacacacacacacacacacacacacacacacacacacacacacggcgtaATTTACACTAgggacaggggggacatgtcccccccacttttcgaaatcccgtttgtccccccccacttttcgAAATATGTTTCTtatttcttcttattattattattattattattattattattattattattattattattattattaagcagtcatagttgtaaaaaataaagtaagaaatcgttccaatgtgtactataggacagttaaaaaacagtttaaaaggggagtgattagtaaaatatgcataaatagaaagaaagaatgctaactaggtaacataagataagaatacacACGTTTAAATGagttgttattggttgtgatcatattctaaagatgtttggattattgaaaagtatacagcttcATTTCATatcagtgttgagagctgtttccatacattcattttgtgctcaaagtgcaccagattgatgcattgaacttcaacatttaaaaaaaaaaagatcttcctgggggtgcatgccccggacccccctagaggatgtgaggtctgCCCTCAAATAAAGCAGTTTAAAATAATTTAATTGCATACacgttcttttagtaaacactgaaaacgggtcccacagaaccaaacagcacacaaagtttaaaggtaagcatataataatgttcaaatgtgctaaatatatacactgcaaaaaacagtGAAATCCTCACGTAGAAGCTGGAACTAGaaagtatttattttttgaCGGATAAATTACCTAATAAAGTTTAATGGATTATCAAAATTGTAATTAATTGGTATTGTAGTCAATTActcaatacaaaaatgtaagaaTTAATTCACCATTACACACtgtaatttattattataaatacattttaataattgatCTCCactttaataatgtatttgttcatttatttgttttgactgtttacaaaataaatcgaAGTCCTTTTTGGTTATCTTGTATCTATATGTTTCTCATTTATAGAGGTGGGGTCATTGGAGGGTTTGTCAGAATTGTACTGACTAACTATGATGAATAGTAAGATCTCTCATGTTCCCTTCAAACCTGACAAGCTCAGACCAAAAAACCTGAATACTGCTGTTCTTGCACGGCTCATGTTCTCAGTGAGAGGGATTTCTGTTTCAGATCGAGCTCGCCATCCTGCGCTTCCCGTACGACTCGTGGGGCACGCCCTTCCAGCAGCTGAAGCAGGTGGTGGAGGAACCCTCGCCCCAGCTTCCTGCAGAACAGTTCTCCCCCGACTTTGTGGACTTCTCCTCCCTGTGGTACAACCTTTTCTCTCAGTTTGTCTTTCCAGGAAACATTCAGTTTCATATCATTTATCTTACACACAAGGCTGATCGGCAGAATCACTCTGCTCATTTAATCAGATAGAAATGTGTGTAGAACGAAGCTGATTGgccttacatttttttacacaatttccATACTGtacttaattttttttaaattgaaaatAAGAACAGTGAGTTTAAAATGAGGTTGAACACAATACAGAGCGAAACACAAATTACACATAATCACTAATTGATTTTGTTTGTTGCTGCCTGGTTTAATCCCCTGGTGATTATTTTTATTGAACTGTAATTCCTTACTTTCCAATGCAGGTACTCATCTTGTGGCATTACACACATTTATTTCCCCCGACATCAACAGTGTTTTGAGCAAATTTGAACACCATTTCTCCACAGGAGTATatctatgggggttattccctatctttattcaagagcgtgctatttaaatttgagagcatactttatgtatttctttccctcaaaccctgtcctcgcactcaaatagtgcctgcttgcacttagatttgccctgcttctgctcaaactgtacgcttgctatcagatatattgctgcttacaGATTTCCTGTGTTCCAGCTTAAAACCTTCTCCTCGCACTCAGGCTGTTTCTGTGCGCTCGTGAAatttctgctctcagatttgTTCTGTGAGCGGTCGAAatttttgtgcaacaatcctgtcaaaatccctcaaccaataggaggccaggtgtccttgcgggtgcgttcgctttacatattacagcgtcccgtaagggcggttactctttggtttataaattcccgccctccacggctttataacatagCATGTACTTCACTGTACAACTTTTTTGGGGGGGGTAAGCACAGTTAGTAtgattataaaacggacaagtcaaatcaagcaatctgatgtttcttagctgtgatataatgagcgtatatcccgggtataattgtagttacttttcacaagtcagtatccctccgcgtctgagaacggttacattacgtccgtcacgaaactaactaaccaacaaagcttaagatggaaacatttaaggttaacttggacctccggggtggccttactatggaggagtggattgagaagtgcctatctccagaaaaaaagcacctaaacgacgacaatgctgtctgtctaatatgttcgctagctgttattgttgttgcactatgttttgtgcagaaggTAACGGAGGGacgattttattttattcccgggctgatttgtagtcccagtccgccactgaacgtagctattatgtaaagtgctggtatatatatactaactgtgcttccccccccccaaaaagttgtaaatcaaacaagtgaagtacatgctatgttataaagccgtggagggcggtagtttataaaccaaagagtaaccgcccttacgggacgctgtaataagtaaagcgaacgcacccgcaaggacacctggcctcctattggttgagggattttgactggattgttgcacaaatgtttcgagcgcgcacagaacaaatctgagagcagaaatTTCACGAGCGCACAGAAACAGCCTGAGTGCGAGGAGAAGGTTTTAAGCTGGAACACAGGAAATCTGTAAGCAGCAAtaatatctgagtgcaagcgtacagtttgagcagaagcaaatctaagtgcaagcaggcactatttgagtgcgaggacagagtttgagggaaagaaatacataaagtatgctctcaaatttaaataccacgctcttgaataaagatagggaataacccccatatacATCACCCCTAAATTATAGTTTTTTAAGTAATTACTTAACCGGCGTTACCTTGAAATACTGAATAAAAGTTAGTTTTTCATATGCCTTTATGTAAAACAAAGAATCCAAAAACACTGATTTATTTTCTTTGAAATAGGGGCCGCATTAATTTTGTATAGTAGCTTGTCCAGATGTTTACAGCGTTTGAGTGAACATGCATGTGTTTGGGAAGTGGTTGGCATACCACTGGATAAAAGAGGCTTGTATTTTAGTGCACAAGTTGTGTGTGAGtttgtacatttctattttgttATATTTCTGTCCTTATCTTGCCATTGACATTCCGATTGTTTTGGAGTCATatgagaaaacaaacatttgtACAACAATTCAAAGTGAATATTGATACACAATAAAGTGTTCCTTTATGGATGAAAAGACGAAATAATGACTTTAATG
This region includes:
- the map2k6 gene encoding dual specificity mitogen-activated protein kinase kinase 6; translation: MEGGSEKEGKVFCASPPPHQSKGEMSQPKGGKRKTLLKLPKEVFEQPPPTAVPPRDLDSKACVTIGEKNFEVKADDLEQICELGRGAYGVVEKMRHVPSGLIMAVKRIRATVNTQEQKRLLMDLDISMRTVDCYYTVTFYGALFREGDVWICMELMDTSLDKFYKQVIEKGMSIPEDILGKIAVSIVKALEHLHSNLQVIHRDVKPSNVLINTQGQVKMCDFGISGYLVDSVAKTMDAGCKPYMAPERINPETNQKGYSVKSDIWSLGITMIELAILRFPYDSWGTPFQQLKQVVEEPSPQLPAEQFSPDFVDFSSLCLKKVSKERPTYTELMQHPFFTSHEAKETDVASFVKIILGD